TTTCCCGTCATAACTGATTGCTCCGTAGGCGAAGTCGTGGCAGACGACGATTTCGTGTTTTCGGGCAAAACGAATGGTTTCCTCATAAAACTCGAGTGGTGCGTTAACTGCTGTCGGATTGTTCGGATAGTTGAGAAACATCAGTTTCGCTCGATCCAAATCAGCCTGGGACAGCTGGCTGTAGTCTGGCAAGAAGTCATTTTCCGCCTTCAACGGCATCATAACCATCCGTCCGTTGACAACAGCAACCCCCGACCAATAATCCGGATAGCCTGGGTCTGGAACCAGTGCAACATCGCCTGCGTTCATGAGTACTTGGCAAATCTCTACGAGTCCGGTTTTACTGCCAAACAAAATCGCTACCTCTTCCTCCGGATCGAGGTCCACATCAAATTCTTGCTTATACCAATGAGCTACTGCCTGCTTCAGTTCCACGCGTCCCTGAAAAGGCGGATATTTGTGATGGAGTGGTTGTGCCGCTTGCGCCTGTAATTCTTCAATAATGTGCGGCGGTGTCGGCAAATCGGGATTGCCCTGCCCCAGGTTAATGACGTCATGGCCTTGAGCTATGACCTTGTTTACTTTTGCCACCAGGGTCGCAAAAAACTGGGTAGGGAGTCGATCAATCATATCGGCGGGTTGAATGCGCATCTTTCTTCCATTCCTTTCTTGGGCCAATACAGTAAAACCCCCTTTTTCCATACAGAAAAAGGGGGAGATCAGCTTGGTCACGTCCTTATCTGTCAGGAAAAAAAATCCTGCTGGAATTGGCACAGCATCTGTCCATCACATGGAACAGAT
The window above is part of the Brevibacillus brevis NBRC 100599 genome. Proteins encoded here:
- a CDS encoding pyridoxal phosphate-dependent aminotransferase; this encodes MRIQPADMIDRLPTQFFATLVAKVNKVIAQGHDVINLGQGNPDLPTPPHIIEELQAQAAQPLHHKYPPFQGRVELKQAVAHWYKQEFDVDLDPEEEVAILFGSKTGLVEICQVLMNAGDVALVPDPGYPDYWSGVAVVNGRMVMMPLKAENDFLPDYSQLSQADLDRAKLMFLNYPNNPTAVNAPLEFYEETIRFARKHEIVVCHDFAYGAISYDGKKPVSFMQVPGAKEVGVEFYTLSKTYNMAGWRVGAMVGNRELVRLINLIQDHYFVSLFGAVQMAAAKAMTDSQQCVRDLVAVYESRRNALYSNLHRIGWQAPPSQGSFFAWLPVPSGFTSVEFSDLLLEKAHVVVAPGNGFGPTGEGYVRAALLSNEERLAEAVQRIERLGLFTKTK